Genomic window (Polaromonas sp. JS666):
TACCCACGGAAACCGGAGAAGCTCATGCAAGTCGAATCTTTTGATGCCATCGTCATAGGCGCCGGGCAAGCAGGGCCTGCGTTGGCTGAGCGTTGCACCAAAGAAGGCCTGCGCACGGCAGTGATTGAGCGTGCCCATTTCGGCGGCACCTGCGTCAACGTCGGCTGCATACCCACCAAGACGCTGGTGGCCAGCGCGCGGGCGATCCACATGGCCAGGCGCGGCGCTGAATTCGGATTTTCCGCCGGCGATATCCAGGTCAACATGCAGCGGGTCAAGACGCGAAAGGACGAGATCGTTCTCAAATCGCGCAACGGTATCCATCAGTGGATGCAGGGCCTGAAAAATGCCGAGGTGATTCAGGGCGATGCCGCATTCGTGGGGCCGCGCACTGTCAAGGTCGGCGAGCGCACGCTGACGGCCCCGCGGATATTCCTCAATGTGGGCGGCCGGCCTTCCGTCCCGGAGCTGGCGGGTGTCCATGATGTCCCCTATCTGGACAACGCGTCCATCATGGAGCTGACCGAGGTGCCGGAACACCTGGTGATTGTTGGTGGCAGCTATATCGGCCTCGAATTTGCGCAAATGATGCGGCGCTTTGGCGCCAGGGTCACCGTGGTGGAGCGCTCGGCCAAATTGCTGTCCCGCGAGGACGAGGATGTGTCGGATGGCATTCGCGCCATCCTGGAGGCAGAGGGCGTCGGGTTCCAGCTGGAGGCGGAGTGCCTGTCGCTGGCGCGGGAGGGGAGCGGGATTTTGGTCGGCACCGTGTGTGCCACGGAGTCGCCCGCCCTCATTGCCAGCCATGTACTTCTGGCCGTCGGCAGGCGTCCTAATACAGACGGCATGGGGCTGGACGTCGCGGGCATCGAGCTCGATGAGCGCGGCTACATCATCGTTGACGATCAGCTTCGCACCAGTGCCGAAGGGGTGTGGGCCATGGGTGATTGCAATGGCCGGGGCGCGTTTACCCACACGTCCTGGAATGACTACGAGATCGTCGCCGCCAACCTGTTTGATGGCGACCCGCGCCGCGTGAGCGACCGGATACCGTGCTATGCGCTCTTCATTGACCCCGCGCTTGGTCGTGTGGGCCTGACCGAGCGCGAAGTGCGCGCCAGCGGGCGTGC
Coding sequences:
- a CDS encoding FAD-containing oxidoreductase — encoded protein: MQVESFDAIVIGAGQAGPALAERCTKEGLRTAVIERAHFGGTCVNVGCIPTKTLVASARAIHMARRGAEFGFSAGDIQVNMQRVKTRKDEIVLKSRNGIHQWMQGLKNAEVIQGDAAFVGPRTVKVGERTLTAPRIFLNVGGRPSVPELAGVHDVPYLDNASIMELTEVPEHLVIVGGSYIGLEFAQMMRRFGARVTVVERSAKLLSREDEDVSDGIRAILEAEGVGFQLEAECLSLAREGSGILVGTVCATESPALIASHVLLAVGRRPNTDGMGLDVAGIELDERGYIIVDDQLRTSAEGVWAMGDCNGRGAFTHTSWNDYEIVAANLFDGDPRRVSDRIPCYALFIDPALGRVGLTEREVRASGRAALVARMPMQRVGRAREAGETQGFMKALVDADTKRLLGAAILGLNGDEVVHALVDIMAADQPYTAISRAMHIHPTVSELIPTLLQQLKPLEAQ